One genomic window of Pseudoxanthomonas sp. includes the following:
- a CDS encoding TetR/AcrR family transcriptional regulator, producing the protein MKVRTAEKRDAIVGAAARLFREHGYDGASMNELVRRMGGSKATIYGYFPSKEALFSAVVRSFATSHLTKAARELVAAVGRKEPVEQCLTQFATGVLEILTSDHTALAVARMVIAESGRSDVGRIFYEAGPQETKTILASVLEEMMRSGELRAFDPVVAADHLLALITAEANRRLYEREPALITSEARQRMVRDAIDLFLHGMAVRPADGSRRA; encoded by the coding sequence GGCGCTGCAGCGCGTTTGTTCCGCGAACATGGCTATGACGGCGCTTCCATGAATGAACTGGTCCGGCGGATGGGGGGCTCGAAAGCCACCATCTACGGCTATTTCCCGTCCAAGGAGGCGCTGTTCTCCGCCGTCGTCCGCTCTTTCGCCACGTCACATCTCACGAAAGCCGCCAGGGAACTGGTCGCAGCAGTTGGCCGGAAGGAGCCTGTCGAGCAGTGCCTGACCCAGTTCGCCACTGGTGTCCTGGAAATCCTCACCAGCGACCACACGGCACTGGCCGTGGCGCGGATGGTGATCGCCGAATCCGGACGTTCGGATGTCGGGCGGATCTTCTACGAGGCTGGTCCCCAGGAAACCAAGACCATCCTCGCCAGCGTGCTTGAAGAGATGATGCGGAGTGGCGAACTCAGGGCGTTCGATCCGGTCGTGGCAGCCGATCACTTGCTTGCCTTGATCACCGCCGAAGCGAACAGACGCCTCTACGAGCGTGAGCCTGCCTTGATTACCAGCGAGGCAAGGCAGCGCATGGTGCGGGATGCGATCGACCTGTTTCTCCACGGCATGGCCGTGCGACCGGCTGACGGCTCGCGCCGAGCGTGA
- a CDS encoding S46 family peptidase — protein MHMTRTLPLAASLALLLSSTARADEGMWMPTQLPALSEKLREAGFRGDPQDLADVTQAPLSAVVKIGGGTGAFVSPDGLLLTNHHVAYGVIQYNTKAGANLIDDGFVSKNRSGELPANPDFRVLVTTAFDNVTTQVLADARGKTGRAYYDAVDSASKRIVAACEAQGGVRCSVANMNYGSDFYRITQLELRDIRLVYAPPRAIGNYGDEIDNFMWPRHAGDFTFLRAYVGRDGKPADYSADNVPYRAPAFLKVATDGPQDGDFAMLAGYPGITYRNRTATEFDAQVGHVLPARVSVFDALIDTIEQAGKANADARTRYASQLQSLKNNRKRAAGELEGLLRSDAVHLRSEDERGMLAATHGTQQQRIAQLQKILSEGSAQGDRDLLLGLIATQTQLMRAALTLERLRIESAKPDAERETGYQQRDQALIEGLLKQVQRRYDADTEKALLTTLLGRYQQLPDAQRVPVFDAAFGRTADSLAKALDTLYAGTTLGTEAERLSRFAAAREGKPLADDPLIALAARLVPAQIQLDDARKAREGDQLRLRPAYMQALATWRTQQGRATYPDANSTLRVSFGRVTPLLPRDAVAFAPVTTVAGIVQKNTGQVPFDAPRPLLDAIAKGDFGSTADPALKTQTVDFLTNLDTTGGNSGSPVLNAKGELMGLNFDSNWEAVSASWWYDPSMKRAIHVDARYIRWLLAKVYPAPQLLQEMQLPAE, from the coding sequence ATCCACATGACCCGCACCCTGCCCCTGGCCGCCTCGCTGGCGCTGCTGCTGTCTTCCACCGCCCGTGCCGATGAAGGCATGTGGATGCCCACCCAGCTGCCGGCGCTGTCGGAAAAGCTGCGCGAGGCCGGTTTCCGCGGTGATCCGCAGGACCTGGCCGATGTCACCCAGGCGCCGCTGAGCGCGGTGGTGAAGATCGGCGGCGGCACCGGTGCGTTCGTGTCGCCCGATGGCCTGCTGCTGACCAACCACCACGTCGCCTACGGCGTGATCCAGTACAACACCAAGGCCGGCGCCAACCTGATCGACGATGGTTTTGTTTCGAAGAATCGCAGCGGCGAACTGCCTGCCAACCCGGACTTCCGGGTGCTGGTGACCACCGCGTTCGACAACGTCACCACCCAGGTGCTGGCCGACGCCAGGGGCAAGACCGGACGCGCGTATTACGACGCGGTGGACAGCGCCAGCAAGCGTATCGTCGCCGCATGCGAAGCGCAGGGCGGCGTGCGTTGCAGCGTGGCCAACATGAACTACGGCAGCGACTTCTATCGCATCACCCAGCTGGAGCTGCGCGACATCCGCCTGGTGTATGCACCGCCACGCGCGATCGGCAACTACGGCGACGAGATCGACAACTTCATGTGGCCGCGCCATGCCGGCGATTTCACCTTCCTGCGCGCCTATGTGGGCAGGGACGGCAAGCCGGCCGATTACAGCGCGGACAACGTGCCGTACAGGGCGCCGGCGTTCCTGAAGGTGGCCACCGACGGGCCACAGGATGGCGACTTCGCGATGCTGGCCGGCTATCCGGGCATCACCTACCGCAACCGCACCGCGACCGAGTTCGACGCACAGGTCGGCCACGTGCTGCCGGCGCGCGTGTCGGTGTTCGATGCCTTGATCGACACCATCGAGCAGGCCGGCAAGGCCAATGCCGACGCACGCACGCGCTATGCCTCGCAGCTGCAATCGCTGAAGAACAACCGCAAGCGCGCCGCCGGCGAACTGGAAGGCCTGCTGCGCAGCGATGCGGTGCACCTGCGCAGCGAGGACGAGCGCGGCATGCTGGCCGCCACCCATGGCACGCAGCAACAGCGGATCGCGCAGCTGCAGAAGATCCTGTCCGAAGGCAGTGCGCAGGGCGACCGCGACCTGCTGCTGGGTCTGATCGCTACCCAGACCCAGCTGATGCGCGCGGCGCTGACGCTGGAGCGCCTGCGGATCGAATCGGCCAAGCCCGACGCCGAGCGCGAAACCGGCTACCAGCAGCGCGACCAAGCGCTGATCGAAGGCCTGCTCAAGCAGGTCCAGCGCCGCTATGACGCCGACACTGAAAAAGCCCTGCTGACCACGCTGCTCGGCCGCTACCAACAACTGCCCGATGCGCAGCGCGTACCGGTGTTCGACGCCGCCTTCGGCCGCACCGCCGACAGCCTCGCCAAGGCACTGGACACGCTGTATGCCGGCACCACCCTGGGCACCGAAGCCGAGCGCCTGTCGCGCTTCGCCGCCGCACGCGAAGGCAAGCCGCTGGCCGACGATCCGCTGATCGCGCTGGCCGCCAGGCTGGTGCCGGCGCAGATCCAGCTGGACGATGCCCGCAAGGCCCGCGAAGGCGACCAGCTGCGGCTGCGCCCGGCCTACATGCAGGCGCTGGCCACATGGCGCACCCAGCAGGGCCGCGCGACCTATCCCGACGCCAACAGCACGCTGCGGGTGAGCTTCGGCCGGGTCACGCCGCTGCTGCCACGCGACGCGGTGGCGTTCGCGCCGGTGACCACGGTGGCCGGCATCGTGCAGAAGAACACCGGGCAGGTGCCGTTCGACGCGCCCAGGCCGTTGCTGGACGCGATTGCCAAGGGCGATTTCGGCAGCACCGCCGATCCTGCGCTGAAGACCCAGACGGTGGATTTCCTGACCAACCTGGACACCACCGGCGGCAATTCCGGTTCGCCCGTGCTCAACGCCAAGGGCGAGCTGATGGGCCTGAACTTCGACAGCAACTGGGAAGCGGTCAGTGCCAGTTGGTGGTACGACCCGTCGATGAAGCGCGCCATCCACGTCGACGCACGCTACATCCGCTGGCTGCTGGCCAAGGTCTATCCGGCGCCGCAGCTGCTGCAGGAAATGCAGCTGCCGGCCGAGTAA
- a CDS encoding YbjQ family protein, with protein MGDPYNSNPVRPSLTVLSDAMVTSALELPGYRLTRSLGLVRGLTVRSRSVVGNFLGGIQSLFGGNITIYTALCEQARQETYQEMVQHARHLGANAIIAVRYDATELMAGLTEVLCYGTAVVVEPHNA; from the coding sequence ATGGGTGACCCCTACAACTCCAATCCCGTACGCCCTTCCCTGACCGTGCTCAGCGACGCGATGGTGACCTCGGCGCTGGAACTGCCGGGTTACCGCTTGACCCGAAGCCTCGGACTGGTGCGCGGTCTGACGGTCAGGTCGCGCTCGGTCGTCGGCAATTTCCTTGGCGGGATCCAATCGCTGTTTGGCGGCAACATCACCATCTACACCGCGCTTTGCGAGCAGGCGCGGCAGGAGACCTACCAGGAGATGGTGCAACACGCCCGCCACCTGGGCGCCAACGCGATCATTGCGGTCCGGTATGACGCCACCGAACTCATGGCGGGCCTGACCGAGGTCCTGTGTTACGGCACGGCGGTTGTCGTCGAACCACACAACGCCTAG
- a CDS encoding translocation/assembly module TamB domain-containing protein, with product MEGGLRMGKNTRGEVVHYDHFSIDVDMTPEHIHGRLGTGFAGNGFVDATFETGWDDFAPLTGNVYLYNDRLFWLELFSPDLVRPQGKLKGHVGIAGTRGQPLLSGEADLSDFTGDLPALGITLIEGKASLTALADGTAKIAGSMKSQSATGGEATGGTLDIDGSLGWQGEDEPLLFKVRGNNFLASDTTELRAVIAPDMTIALQGKVLGVGGKVSVPSANINLEKLSEGVSTSEDVVVLDPADPEAGGSSLLKLDLAVNLGDDVKLKGFGLEGSLQGDMSVHSRAGRAMSATGQLNVDGRYTAYGQKLSITRGQLSWSNDDVDDPNINIRAEREVVSANVTAGIDVTGRASAPRASVWSNPETSESDALAYLVLGRSLSTASSEESAQVSAASSALSAGAGLLASQLGAKIGLDDAGVLESRTMGSSVFGVGKYLTPKLYVSYGVAMVGSGSVVTLKYLMRKGFNAELESSTVETRGSLNWRKEK from the coding sequence ATGGAAGGCGGCCTGCGCATGGGCAAGAACACGCGCGGCGAAGTCGTCCACTACGACCACTTCAGCATCGACGTGGACATGACCCCGGAGCACATCCATGGCCGCCTGGGCACCGGCTTTGCCGGCAACGGCTTCGTCGATGCCACCTTCGAGACCGGCTGGGACGACTTCGCCCCGCTCACCGGCAACGTCTACCTCTACAACGACCGCCTGTTCTGGCTGGAGCTATTCTCACCCGACCTGGTCCGCCCGCAAGGCAAGTTGAAAGGCCATGTCGGCATCGCCGGCACGCGCGGCCAGCCGCTGCTCAGCGGCGAGGCCGACCTGTCCGACTTCACCGGCGACCTGCCTGCGCTGGGCATCACCCTGATCGAAGGCAAGGCCTCGCTCACCGCGCTGGCCGACGGCACCGCCAAAATCGCCGGCAGCATGAAATCGCAGTCGGCCACCGGCGGCGAGGCCACCGGCGGCACGCTCGACATCGATGGTTCGCTGGGCTGGCAGGGCGAGGACGAGCCACTGCTGTTCAAGGTGCGCGGTAACAATTTCCTGGCCTCCGATACCACCGAGCTGCGCGCGGTGATCGCACCGGACATGACCATCGCCCTGCAGGGCAAGGTGCTGGGCGTGGGCGGCAAGGTCAGCGTGCCTTCGGCCAACATCAACCTGGAGAAACTCAGCGAAGGCGTGTCCACGTCCGAAGACGTGGTGGTGCTGGACCCGGCCGATCCGGAAGCCGGCGGCAGCTCGCTGCTGAAGCTGGACCTGGCGGTCAACCTGGGTGATGACGTCAAGCTCAAGGGCTTCGGCCTGGAAGGTTCGCTGCAGGGCGACATGAGCGTGCATTCGCGCGCCGGCCGCGCCATGTCGGCCACCGGCCAGCTCAACGTGGACGGCCGCTACACCGCCTACGGGCAGAAGCTCAGCATCACCCGTGGCCAGCTGAGCTGGAGCAACGACGATGTCGATGACCCCAACATCAACATCCGCGCCGAACGCGAAGTGGTCAGCGCCAATGTCACCGCCGGCATCGACGTCACCGGTCGCGCCAGTGCGCCGCGCGCCAGCGTCTGGTCCAACCCGGAAACCTCCGAATCCGATGCCCTGGCCTACCTGGTCCTGGGCCGCAGCCTGAGCACCGCCAGCAGCGAGGAAAGCGCACAGGTCAGCGCGGCTTCTTCGGCGCTGTCGGCCGGTGCCGGCCTGCTCGCTTCGCAGCTGGGCGCCAAGATCGGCCTGGACGATGCCGGCGTGCTGGAATCGCGCACCATGGGCAGCTCGGTGTTCGGCGTCGGCAAGTACCTCACGCCCAAGCTCTACGTCAGCTACGGCGTGGCCATGGTCGGCTCAGGCTCGGTCGTCACCCTGAAATACCTGATGCGCAAGGGCTTCAACGCCGAGCTCGAATCGTCCACCGTCGAGACCCGCGGGTCGCTCAACTGGCGCAAGGAAAAGTAA
- a CDS encoding outer membrane protein assembly factor, translated as MRFPHPFAIAAVLFLIPATSMAAAIVDKVQIKGLDEDDDIQRAMAENIRVALTLNDALGTRLGEARLEYLMEQTRDEAAGALEPFGYYSPTVEVTSQRLSAAEVAGIDKEKKGSTAKDAQNQDSTADAASAATGNVQRDGSDADGKVTTSVAPANPANGTDSATGQATAAAASTTGSASRQRTPADHMTVTVTVTPGEPVRVRDADIRIDGEGGNDSYLAQDLKDFAPAQGAVFDHQTYEASKLKIVRRLAERGYLDADFETRKVEVTRAQHAADIDLSWISGIRYDMGPTHFNQTYFRPGLLDQLVYWDEGSYYHQGKLDRLRQSLVSLDYFSNIDIQPNVDSAVDGRVPIEVNLKLAPRTVYQYGVSYGTEYGAGFLAGVERRYVNSRGHKLKTLLDYAQNRKSLTTTYRIPAFKWLDGWYAGTAQLYDEQTDYIDTRRIELIASRSGQLNENWTATASIHALRERWKLELTDDDGDGAERAAPYRYATYVYPQLEAKYVNVDDRLFPRSGISATATLRGGLEGAGSDTNFGQIQLIGRWYKGFGLNDRLLVRGEVGQTSVASQDALPPSLRFYAGGDNSIRGYQYREVGPRVKTEGGEYSVGGNKLITGSVEYEHYYKGGPFGGAVFVDSGSAYNDSPDFKTGVGFGVRYKSPIGPVRIDIAHGLNDPDSIVQLYLSIGANL; from the coding sequence ATGCGCTTTCCCCACCCGTTCGCCATCGCCGCCGTACTGTTCCTGATACCCGCGACGTCGATGGCAGCGGCCATCGTCGACAAGGTCCAGATCAAGGGCCTGGACGAAGACGACGACATCCAGCGCGCGATGGCCGAGAACATCCGCGTGGCCCTGACGCTCAACGATGCGCTGGGCACCCGCCTGGGCGAAGCCCGGCTGGAATACCTGATGGAACAGACCAGGGACGAGGCCGCCGGCGCACTGGAACCGTTCGGCTATTACTCGCCCACGGTCGAGGTCACCTCGCAGCGCCTGAGCGCCGCCGAGGTCGCCGGGATCGACAAGGAAAAGAAAGGCAGCACGGCCAAGGACGCGCAAAACCAGGACAGCACCGCGGACGCGGCCAGTGCCGCAACCGGCAATGTGCAACGCGACGGCAGCGATGCCGATGGCAAGGTGACCACGTCCGTCGCACCGGCCAACCCCGCCAACGGCACGGACAGCGCCACCGGGCAGGCCACCGCAGCCGCGGCATCGACCACCGGCAGCGCATCGCGCCAGCGCACGCCAGCCGACCACATGACCGTCACCGTGACGGTGACCCCGGGCGAACCGGTCCGCGTCCGCGATGCCGACATCCGCATCGATGGTGAAGGCGGCAACGACAGCTACCTGGCCCAGGACCTCAAGGATTTCGCGCCGGCGCAAGGGGCCGTGTTCGACCACCAGACCTACGAGGCCAGCAAACTGAAGATCGTGCGCCGGCTGGCCGAACGCGGCTACCTGGATGCGGACTTCGAAACCCGCAAGGTGGAAGTCACCCGCGCCCAGCACGCGGCCGACATCGACCTGTCCTGGATCAGCGGCATCCGCTACGACATGGGGCCGACCCACTTCAACCAGACCTACTTCCGCCCGGGCCTGCTGGACCAGCTGGTGTACTGGGATGAAGGCAGCTACTACCACCAGGGCAAGCTGGACCGCCTGCGCCAGTCGCTGGTGTCGCTGGACTACTTCAGCAACATCGATATCCAGCCCAACGTGGACAGCGCGGTCGATGGACGCGTGCCGATTGAGGTGAACCTCAAGCTGGCCCCACGCACCGTCTACCAGTACGGCGTCAGCTACGGCACCGAATACGGCGCCGGTTTCCTGGCCGGCGTGGAGCGGCGTTACGTCAACTCGCGCGGGCACAAGCTCAAGACGCTGCTGGACTACGCGCAGAACCGCAAGTCGCTGACCACCACCTATCGCATTCCCGCGTTCAAGTGGCTCGATGGCTGGTACGCGGGCACCGCGCAGCTCTATGACGAACAGACCGATTACATCGACACCCGCCGCATCGAACTGATCGCCAGCCGCAGCGGGCAGCTCAACGAGAACTGGACGGCCACCGCGTCGATCCATGCGCTGCGCGAGCGCTGGAAGCTGGAACTGACCGACGACGACGGCGATGGTGCCGAACGCGCGGCGCCCTACCGCTATGCGACCTACGTGTACCCGCAGCTGGAAGCCAAGTACGTCAACGTCGACGACCGCCTGTTCCCGCGTAGCGGCATCTCCGCCACCGCGACCCTGCGTGGCGGCCTGGAAGGCGCCGGCTCGGACACCAATTTCGGCCAGATCCAGCTCATCGGACGCTGGTACAAGGGCTTCGGCCTCAACGACCGCCTGCTCGTGCGCGGCGAAGTCGGCCAGACCTCGGTCGCCTCGCAGGATGCACTGCCGCCGAGCCTGCGGTTCTACGCCGGTGGCGACAACAGCATCCGCGGCTACCAGTACCGCGAAGTCGGTCCGCGGGTGAAGACCGAAGGCGGCGAATATTCGGTCGGCGGCAACAAGCTGATCACCGGCAGCGTCGAGTACGAGCACTACTACAAGGGCGGTCCGTTCGGCGGCGCGGTGTTCGTCGATTCGGGCAGCGCCTACAACGACTCACCGGACTTCAAGACCGGCGTGGGTTTCGGCGTGCGCTACAAGTCACCCATCGGCCCGGTGCGCATCGACATCGCCCACGGCTTGAATGATCCCGATTCGATCGTGCAGCTGTACCTGAGCATCGGAGCCAATCTGTGA
- the glyS gene encoding glycine--tRNA ligase subunit beta: MDSQMQPLLIELGTEELPVKALPGLADALFDGIKTGLEKRGVAVDATDARPLFTPRRLAVLLPGVSAEQPEQASEVFGPYVNIALDGDGQPTKALSGFAAKAGVEWTQLERATDAKGERFVHRATKPGARTADLLPEVIAEAIAAMPIPKPMRWGDHDYAFARPVQWLVVLLGDAVIEMPLMGIAADRMSRGHRFEHDKPVWIGTPGDYVAALAAAHVLVDPQQRRTRIIEQVENAARGVGGDARITDDNLEQVVCLTEWPSAIACSFEAEFLAVPQEALIETMEINQKFFPVLRDGKLTEHFIGIANIESRDPAQVRAGYERVIRPRFADAKFFFDEDLKQGLVSMGDGLKTVTYQAKLGSVADKVARVAALAEVIAQQVGADAVQARRAAQLAKNDLQSRMVNEFPELQGIAGRHYAIAAGESSEVALAIDESYQPRFAGDDIALSPLGKVLAIAERLDTLAGGFAAGLKPTGNKDPFALRRNALGLARTVIESGFDLDLGELLVAAEIPVAALAAARGAADAKIAEGSNKASVAVGVVRGVLAADLYDFILDRLRGYYADKGVTTTQFNAVAELKPASLYDFDRRIEAIATFAALPEAAALAAANKRIGNILRKAEGEVEIPHSIDHALLTDPAELALGEAVAAALGDTDDALHRHDYVKVLSRLALLRDQVDGFFDGVMVNAEDPAVRANRLALLQRLHGRFGAVADIAQLSA, translated from the coding sequence ATGGATTCACAGATGCAACCCCTCCTGATCGAACTGGGCACCGAAGAGCTGCCGGTCAAGGCGCTGCCGGGACTGGCCGACGCGCTGTTCGACGGCATCAAGACCGGGCTGGAAAAGCGCGGCGTCGCCGTCGATGCCACCGATGCACGGCCGCTGTTCACCCCGCGCCGTCTTGCCGTGCTGCTGCCGGGCGTATCGGCCGAGCAGCCCGAACAGGCCAGCGAAGTGTTCGGCCCCTACGTCAACATCGCGCTGGACGGTGACGGCCAGCCGACCAAGGCGCTGTCGGGTTTCGCCGCCAAGGCCGGCGTGGAATGGACCCAGCTGGAGCGCGCCACCGATGCCAAGGGCGAGCGCTTCGTGCATCGCGCGACCAAGCCGGGCGCCAGGACCGCCGACCTGCTGCCGGAAGTGATTGCCGAAGCCATCGCCGCCATGCCGATCCCCAAGCCGATGCGCTGGGGTGACCACGACTACGCCTTCGCGCGGCCGGTGCAGTGGCTGGTGGTGCTGCTGGGCGATGCGGTGATCGAGATGCCGCTGATGGGCATCGCCGCGGACCGCATGAGCCGCGGCCATCGCTTCGAACACGACAAGCCGGTGTGGATCGGCACGCCGGGCGACTACGTCGCGGCGCTGGCGGCCGCGCACGTGCTGGTCGATCCGCAGCAGCGCCGCACGCGCATCATCGAGCAGGTGGAAAACGCGGCGCGTGGCGTGGGCGGCGATGCCCGCATCACCGACGACAACCTGGAACAGGTGGTCTGCCTGACCGAATGGCCCAGCGCGATTGCCTGCAGTTTCGAAGCCGAGTTCCTGGCCGTGCCGCAGGAAGCGCTGATCGAGACGATGGAGATCAACCAGAAGTTCTTCCCGGTGCTGCGCGACGGTAAGCTGACCGAGCATTTCATCGGCATCGCCAATATCGAATCGCGCGATCCGGCCCAGGTGCGCGCCGGCTATGAGCGCGTGATCCGTCCGCGTTTCGCCGATGCCAAGTTCTTCTTCGACGAGGACCTCAAGCAGGGCTTGGTGTCGATGGGCGATGGCCTGAAAACCGTGACCTACCAGGCCAAGCTGGGCAGCGTGGCCGACAAGGTCGCGCGCGTGGCCGCGCTGGCTGAAGTGATCGCGCAGCAGGTTGGTGCCGATGCTGTGCAGGCGCGCCGCGCCGCGCAGCTGGCCAAGAACGATCTGCAGTCGCGCATGGTCAATGAATTCCCGGAACTGCAGGGCATCGCCGGCCGCCATTACGCCATTGCCGCAGGCGAATCGTCCGAGGTCGCGCTGGCCATCGACGAGAGCTACCAGCCGCGCTTTGCCGGTGACGATATCGCCCTGAGCCCGTTGGGCAAGGTGCTGGCCATTGCCGAACGCTTGGACACGCTGGCCGGTGGCTTCGCCGCGGGCTTGAAGCCGACTGGCAACAAGGACCCGTTCGCGCTGCGCCGTAATGCGCTGGGGCTGGCGCGGACGGTCATCGAAAGTGGATTTGATCTGGATCTCGGAGAACTACTGGTCGCAGCGGAGATTCCTGTTGCTGCGCTCGCAGCTGCACGTGGTGCTGCTGATGCAAAGATCGCAGAGGGCAGCAACAAAGCTAGCGTCGCAGTTGGGGTTGTCCGTGGCGTTCTCGCGGCAGACCTCTACGACTTCATCCTCGACCGCCTCCGCGGCTACTACGCCGACAAGGGCGTGACCACCACGCAGTTCAACGCCGTGGCCGAACTCAAGCCGGCCTCGCTGTACGACTTCGACCGCCGCATCGAAGCCATCGCCACCTTTGCCGCGCTGCCCGAAGCCGCTGCATTGGCCGCGGCGAACAAGCGCATCGGCAACATCCTGCGCAAGGCCGAAGGCGAGGTGGAGATTCCGCACAGCATCGACCACGCCCTGCTGACCGACCCGGCCGAACTCGCCCTGGGCGAAGCGGTGGCCGCCGCATTGGGCGATACCGACGATGCCCTGCACCGCCACGATTACGTCAAGGTGCTCTCGCGCCTGGCGCTGCTGCGCGATCAGGTGGATGGCTTTTTCGACGGCGTGATGGTCAATGCCGAGGACCCGGCCGTGCGCGCCAACCGCCTGGCGCTACTGCAGCGCCTGCATGGCCGCTTCGGTGCGGTGGCCGACATCGCCCAGCTGTCCGCATGA
- a CDS encoding glutathione S-transferase family protein: MFDSPFVRRVAISMTVLGVPFDHRNWSTGRDAEQIRAYNPLGRVPTLVLDSEDVLFESSAVLDYLDEAAGADKALLPASGAERRHALQLIALATGVGDKAVSMVYERVFRPEDKRHDPWLERCRVQVRQALAALEAHCAQRTGHDWLIGERMTQADITVACCCAFAAEAVPFDLSPYPALQARVARYEALPVFQQFHVAFDAPKS; this comes from the coding sequence ATGTTCGATTCGCCGTTCGTGCGTCGCGTGGCGATCAGCATGACGGTACTCGGCGTGCCGTTCGACCATCGCAACTGGTCCACCGGCCGCGATGCCGAACAGATCCGCGCCTACAACCCGCTAGGCCGGGTGCCGACGCTGGTGCTCGATTCGGAAGACGTGCTGTTCGAATCGTCCGCGGTGCTGGATTACCTGGACGAAGCCGCCGGTGCGGACAAGGCCCTGCTGCCGGCCAGCGGCGCCGAGCGTCGCCATGCGCTGCAGCTGATCGCGCTGGCCACCGGCGTGGGCGACAAGGCCGTGTCGATGGTCTACGAGCGCGTGTTCCGCCCGGAAGACAAGCGCCACGACCCGTGGCTGGAGCGCTGCCGCGTGCAGGTCAGGCAGGCACTGGCTGCACTGGAAGCGCACTGCGCCCAGCGCACAGGCCATGACTGGCTGATCGGCGAGCGCATGACCCAGGCCGACATCACCGTCGCCTGCTGCTGCGCCTTCGCCGCCGAAGCGGTGCCATTCGATCTGTCGCCCTATCCGGCCCTGCAGGCGCGCGTGGCGCGCTACGAAGCACTGCCGGTGTTCCAGCAATTCCACGTGGCGTTCGACGCCCCCAAATCCTGA